A portion of the Candidatus Neomarinimicrobiota bacterium genome contains these proteins:
- the accB gene encoding acetyl-CoA carboxylase biotin carboxyl carrier protein, protein MNTKDIEQLIALLEKSGLSEIEFSTWGKKIRVSRSAGNIVVQNSVGDDINSQAAAPADPKAATPEEESLLHGVAFKSPMVGTFYRSPSPDVDPFVKVGDHVRKGDTLCIIEAMKIMNEVEAEMSGVILDIQIDNAQPVEYGQTLFLIDP, encoded by the coding sequence TTGAACACCAAAGATATAGAACAACTGATTGCACTATTGGAAAAGTCCGGTCTGTCTGAGATCGAATTTTCCACTTGGGGTAAAAAGATCCGGGTCTCTCGCTCGGCTGGAAATATTGTTGTCCAGAACTCTGTTGGGGATGATATCAATTCTCAGGCAGCCGCACCGGCTGATCCAAAAGCAGCGACTCCAGAAGAGGAGAGCTTGCTTCATGGTGTTGCCTTTAAATCGCCCATGGTTGGTACCTTTTACAGGTCTCCTTCACCAGATGTGGATCCCTTCGTAAAAGTTGGAGATCATGTCAGAAAAGGTGATACCTTATGCATCATCGAGGCCATGAAGATCATGAACGAAGTTGAAGCAGAAATGTCCGGAGTCATTCTGGATATTCAGATCGACAATGCTCAACCCGTTGAATATGGTCAAACACTCTTCCTCATTGACCCCTGA